The DNA sequence AATCCCAATGCAGGTTATTGCCAAGCGGTAATTGCACCCAAACTTGCCAAGTTTAGAATGTTATACCAACAGATTAAAAAAGTTAGTTAATCAAAAAAAGCGAATTTCCTTAAAAAGAAGTTCGCTTTTTTATTCGTTTCTATGAGTAAAGTTCCTATTTCGATTCTAATCGATAGAGTTAAAAGAATGCTTACTTAAACAACCTAGTTTTAACCGAATAATACTTACTACAATCCCATTAGCTTCTGGGCTGCCTTTTTAATCTCTTCAACGGTTTTGCCATTACCATCACCACTACCTTTAAAATAGTAAATTTTAAGGTCTCGACTCGCTATTCCCCTGTATTTGGTAACTGTTTTTTTATTATCGTACGAACTACCTTTCTTTGTTGCTACCGGGATTCCGAGTGCTTGAGCAAGCGCTAGAGATATTTCTAAACTTTCGTCATTTTTTCTGTAATCCGTAAATATGGCAGCACTTTTTTTCCCATTATCAAGATTAACAACAAATGCGATATCACAATTTTTAATTCCCCGCGCTTTCCACTTGGGACTTAAGGTGATATACGGAATTGTTTCAGCATCAGCATATCTGGCAGCACTGCTCTCCGGTTCATTTCTATTATAAGGAGTAGTTTGTGACACAAAATAACCATCAGCCTGGAGATAACCCTCATAATCATCACTTTGACCGATACGTTTTTTAGCAATGCCATAACCCCTGTCTTTTTTAAACTTATTTTGAGTTGCTTCTTCTCGTGTGATCCCTCCATTTAGATTATACAATAATCCTTCATTATTTGGATGATAAGCATGCCTGGCTCCATCTAAATTAAGAGCCAGAGTCTTAGTTCGAAAAATATGCGTGGTGTCAACTGCTGTGGTCTGCGCTGAAGTCCAACTTACGAATGTGCTGAAACATAAAGCAAAAAGAGAATACTTTTTCATATTTTAAAAATTAAAATTACACGTTCAACAAGTGAATAATTAGTCTTAAATTTCAAGTAGACCGCATACTAACTTACTATACAACCGCCACTTTAACACTTTAAAAACAAAAATCTTAACTAATATTATTCCTTATAAAGTTAGTTATTCAATCGCTCCTACTCACCAGTACAAACACCTGTTTCTCGATTTTTTGAGAACATAAAAAGGATAAAATTTTAAAACAAAATTAAATACCCAAAAAACCAAAGCTGACAGGTTTCAAAAACCTGTCAGCTTTAATTCAATACGAAACTTTTTGTGTGATTTACTTCATCTTATTCGCTTTCAATCAGATCTCCTTCGTTAAAAGAACAAACGGAGCATCTACCCTTTTTAAACTTTACGGCTTCGCGACTTTGTGAGATTTTTGTTTTTCCAAAACTTTTGATCCTTTAATACAATACGGAAATTCCAGTTCTACCGAAACGTATAAAACAAAAAAGCCACTCGATGGAGTGGCTTTTGGTGAACTTGGAAGTACAAAATTCGAATCTTTTAATAGAAGATTTGAAACTTTTAGCGGACTGTTTTGAGGAAATAATTAAGATAACCAGTTAAAAACTAAAATAGATAATCTTTGTTAAATGTATATGTAGTTTTTGGATAAAATTTTAAAAATTTAAAATTTTAGATTCTAAAGATGGGAAATAATCGATAATATTTCTTTCGTCTTGAGTTATATTTTCAATCATTTTATAGCAAAATTCACTTATACTTTCTTTTTCTTTATAAGTTAAAGAGTTAGAAATAATATTATTAGTGTTTGCAGGATCAATGATTTTAATAAACATTATATTTTCAGCTAAAAAGTTAATTGTTTCAAGTAAACATTTTTCTATTCCATAAGGAATTTGTTTTTTTTCAAAGGCTTTTTTTACTAAAAACTCAATGTGGATTGACTTCAATTTTAAATTGTTTTCAACTTTCCATACTTTTAATAATCGAACAATTTTCTTTTCTTTAGTGGAAAATTGCATTTTTTTTAATTGTTTCAGATAATTAGTTTTCTTATACGTTGGTTTTTCAAAAAAACCAGTATTATTAACATATAAATAAGTATCTCCTGAATTATTATCGATTTGTCTTAAAGGAATAACATCAATCCTTTTTATTTCATTTCCAATATTAAATTCTAATCCTATTGAATGTTTTTGCTCCCTAATTCCTACTAATTTTGTATCTTGAAATTCGTCAAATATAAAATCTGAAACTGTATAATACACATTTTCAATAGAACCAAAATCTCTTTTAAAAGGAATTTGAATATCTATATCTGAACCGTAAATTGAAGTGTCTTTTGTAATAGAACCGTTTAAATTAGGATAATTAGCAAGTTCTTTATTAAATTTAGAATCTAATTTCTTTCGAACCTTTTCAGCTTTTTCAAGTAGCAATGTATTGTCATCTTTATAGTAATTCAAGGTTCTATTCAAATATTTTGAAACATTCCCAACTGAGGCAATAACTTTTGACATTTTATTATCCCTAATTAAACCAATTGCAAATCCACCAGTTCCACCTACTAAAGCACCAGTTCCAAATGATTTTAATAAATTTATCCAATCAAATTTTTGGCCAGCATTCTGATTACTTAATTGTTGAAAAATATTAATTGCAGCATTTCCGAGACCAAAAATTACTGCTCCATTTGTTGCGTATTTTACAGCTTTATTCATATTAATCTTCTTTCCTTATTGATTCAACAAAACTCAAAGTAGACAATATGCTGTGATATAAAGTAAATTTTGAATTAGCAAAATTTAATCTAGGATTTCTATCAAGATTTTTAGAAGTGTAAGCAACAAAACAAACATCTTCATCACTCTCTTCAGACATTATACTGTCAATTTCAGTTTGAGAAAACTCACCATCAATATTGTTGAAAATTATTAAATCGTGTTCCGGAATTGTGCCAGTAGTATTATTTATTCTATAAATTAAATGTTTAAATTTAAAATTTGACATAGTCTTCTTGACTTCATCTTGAGCATCTTCAGTCGGACTAATTACAATAATTTTTTTCGTGTTCTTTAAACTAGTTTCAAATTCTTGATTACTTACTAACTTTATAATTTCTTCTCTCTTTTGCTCAACGATTGTTTCTATCTTATCATCAATCAATTTCTGGACCTTTCTTTTAATTCCCCAAATTGTCATATAAAAGCCCCAAAGTGTTGTTGGAATTCCAAGAATTAAAATAAGTTTAAGCAAATTTTCAACATCTTCATACTTACTGTCTAATTCTTTTTTTAATTCATCCTTTGCATTTTGAATTTCAATTTTAGATAAATTATCTATGTTACTTTTGTATTCTTCTAAATAACTAATTCTTTTTTCCAATTCAATTGTCTTATCTGGCGCATTTACAGCAAATAATATATCACAATGAATCATTACAAAAAACAACATTACAACTATTTTAACCTTATTCATATCTATATAATTTATTTTTAAATTGAACATAAAAACCAAGTTCAATCTTGGCTTCATTATAGCCTATAATTAACATTACAGGATTTGATATTGAAACATCTTCATGATTTGTTATTGAAGTTATGGCACTAATATCTGTACCGCTAGGTATTGGTAAATTATTAGGATGTGTATGCCATTCGCCTACATAATACTTTTGGGGATTTTCATTATAATAATTTCTCAATTTATCTTCTATTCCTATGGTATCTCTCTCAAACAAATATGGCGTTGCCTTATATTTATTCGGAAGAATTGTATCAGTAATATTCAATTGAGTTTGGTTATTGGAATAATGACCTATTAGAAAACCTCCAAATTCATTTGGATAATGTTGTATTCCAATATCAATAATATTTGAAAGCAAAGCATTTTCAACATTAATTATCAATCCTATTTCCTTATTTTTATATGTCAAAATTCGTTTAGTTTAATGTTAAATTCATTTTCATCTTCAGTTTTCAACACAAAGTTTCTTAATAATTTACTGTCATCTGAAAATTTTAAATTTAGATGTTTGATTGCAAATTGTACAAGTGTATTTATATCATTATATGAGGCTTTAAAAGTTGGATTCCAGCAACCAGTTGGGTTATGAATATCTTCCAAATCATTTTCTAAAACATTTTCAAATTGATTCATAACCCAATCATAACTTTTTGGTTCAACTGAACAAACTAAATCTTTTGCATTGTTTGTAATTGACATTGTTATCAAGCGTTTTAAATCAAGTTGATTTAAAACGTACATTAAATCATTATCCGTTGAACAATCAATTATTAGATCATAAGAAGCTAACGGTTCTTCTAATTTACTTTTAGAATTATTTATACCTTGCAATATCTTGGAATAAAAGTGTAACATACCACTATCTAAAATTCCAATTTCTACAAACGGAGAAATTCTAAATAATTCATTTGATAGATCATCTACTTTATTACATACACCAGTTAGAAACGAATATTCTGATCTGCAAACATTTTCCGGCTCTTTTATGTCAAAATCAACAATATCAATCCTTGTACAACCACATCTTGTCAAAGTTGTAGCAACAATACTTCCTATGGCACCCACACCAATGATTAAAATTTTACTTCTGGTAATTTTATCCCCTAATTTTCCTCTTCCAAAAAAATAATTATAGGAACAGTTTCTTGTAATACACCAAATAATATTTTTATCAATAAATCTACCTTTCCAAATTTGATTCTCTTTGAAAGATTCGATAGGAAATTTTCCAATTTCTAAAATTGCTACTTGCCAATGTATTTCTAAGTCAGAAATCTTATAACCAATTAATAAAGGAATTGGATCCCCTTTTATTTTTTGATTATTTTTTTGAACATTGTCTAAAAATTTTAAAAAATCTTGTGTTACTAGACTTTTTAAATCTTCCCAATTACTAATTATAAATTTTTTCCTTGTTGTGGGAGGATTA is a window from the Flavobacterium cupriresistens genome containing:
- a CDS encoding Mov34/MPN/PAD-1 family protein; the protein is MTYKNKEIGLIINVENALLSNIIDIGIQHYPNEFGGFLIGHYSNNQTQLNITDTILPNKYKATPYLFERDTIGIEDKLRNYYNENPQKYYVGEWHTHPNNLPIPSGTDISAITSITNHEDVSISNPVMLIIGYNEAKIELGFYVQFKNKLYRYE
- a CDS encoding NARF domain-containing protein; this translates as MNKVKIVVMLFFVMIHCDILFAVNAPDKTIELEKRISYLEEYKSNIDNLSKIEIQNAKDELKKELDSKYEDVENLLKLILILGIPTTLWGFYMTIWGIKRKVQKLIDDKIETIVEQKREEIIKLVSNQEFETSLKNTKKIIVISPTEDAQDEVKKTMSNFKFKHLIYRINNTTGTIPEHDLIIFNNIDGEFSQTEIDSIMSEESDEDVCFVAYTSKNLDRNPRLNFANSKFTLYHSILSTLSFVESIRKED
- a CDS encoding ThiF family adenylyltransferase translates to MDARLNKIQQVISELNGISIETPFSSDCDFNIVGKIKVSLDNSVEILIFDVRIYPEYPLKRLDTESITFSNTSFLEYGHVMGDGSICIHTSHNIDLKKKIEIDINSLKRWILKYYLNKENDNHYEHIILQPKEFNNIHFSYLFTEVDYSFNKNQFGFFDYSKINDGLYLDKTITNHIVQNFKDPFSRIITECKWSNSIKQLGNKNMGLFVFLDNPPTTRKKFIISNWEDLKSLVTQDFLKFLDNVQKNNQKIKGDPIPLLIGYKISDLEIHWQVAILEIGKFPIESFKENQIWKGRFIDKNIIWCITRNCSYNYFFGRGKLGDKITRSKILIIGVGAIGSIVATTLTRCGCTRIDIVDFDIKEPENVCRSEYSFLTGVCNKVDDLSNELFRISPFVEIGILDSGMLHFYSKILQGINNSKSKLEEPLASYDLIIDCSTDNDLMYVLNQLDLKRLITMSITNNAKDLVCSVEPKSYDWVMNQFENVLENDLEDIHNPTGCWNPTFKASYNDINTLVQFAIKHLNLKFSDDSKLLRNFVLKTEDENEFNIKLNEF